A DNA window from Myripristis murdjan chromosome 19, fMyrMur1.1, whole genome shotgun sequence contains the following coding sequences:
- the rsl1d1 gene encoding ribosomal L1 domain-containing protein 1: MRGSCKHVKRAGSMAEKTEELALDRSQAKKAVQALQAFLKSKSTRDSLFLDETQQISLLFTLWKIPRQAQTIRIPLPHGQRPDTDEVCLFTRDEPNMTSDQTQRFYKKLLEERGVKSISEIIPYKVLRTEYKPYEAKRRLLGNFDLFLSDDRIRRLLPSHLGKHFYERKKEPLCVNLQSKQLARDIQRVIQGSSMKVTNKGCCCMARIGHSGMTADEVTDNIEAAVKTVVSKLRTKGPVIKLIHLKSQTSVALPIYTSDLSHLNVLEEAQEQAQAARKKVAAKKKVKKEQKEKTTEKTKKTDAPSEKKTEKKKKKKEKEEKAEAAEKEKEEAKEEEEDIPQLVPIETPSKKPKLEKPSKKKPLEKAPEPTAQKKGTKGQNKPTKKPGKTASQKLKRKVLKSK; encoded by the exons ATGCGTGGCTCCTGTAAACACGTGAAGCGGGCAGGCAGCATGGCAGAGAAGACCGAGGAGCTCGCATTAGACCGGTCACAG GCTAAGAAGGCCGTCCAGGCTCTGCAGGCTTTCCTGAAGTCCAAGTCCACCCGGGACTCCCTGTTCCTGGACGAGACCCAGCAGATCAGCCTACTCTTCACCCTGTGGAAGATCCCACGGCAGGCGCAGACCATCCGCAT CCCCTTGCCTCATGGCCAGCGCCCGGACACGGATGAGGTTTGCCTCTTCACCAGAGATGAGCCCAACATGACCTCAGACCAGACCCAGAGGTTTTATaagaagctgctggaggagagaggggtcAAAAGTATCTCAGAG ATCATCCCCTACAAGGTGCTGAGGACGGAGTACAAGCCGTACGAGGCCAAGCGCCGCCTGCTGGGCAACTTTGATCTTTTCCTGTCTGACGACCGCATCCGCCGCCTGCTGCCGTCGCACCTTGGGAAACATTTCTACGAGAGGAAGAA AGAGCCGCTGTGTGTGAACCTGCAGAGCAAACAGCTGGCCAGAGACATCCAGAGAGTCATCCAGGGCTCCAGCATGAAGGTCACCAACaagggctgctgctg CATGGCTCGTATCGGCCACTCCGGCATGACCGCAGACGAGGTGACAGACAACATCGAGGCTGCGGTCAAAACAGTCGTGTCCAAACTTCGAACG AAAGGACCAGTGATAAAGCTCATCCATTTGAAGAGCCAAACGTCAGTGGCCCTGCCCATCTACACCTCAGACCTCAGTCACCTGAACGTGCTGGAGGAGGCCCAGGAGCAGGCCCAGGCTGCCAGGAAAAag gtggcagctaaaaaaaaggtaaagaaggaacagaaagagaagacaacagagaagacaaagaagacagATGCTCCATctgagaagaagacagagaagaagaaaaagaaaaaggagaaagaagaaaaagcagaagcagctgaaaaagagaaggaggaagcaaaagaggaagaagaagatatCCCACAGTTGGTTCCAATAGAGACACCAAGCAAAAAGCCCAAACTGGAG AAGCCCTCCAAAAAGAAGCCGCTGGAGAAAGCCCCCGAACCAACTGCACAGAAGAAAGGAACTAAAGGCCAAAACAAACCGACCAAGAAGCCTGGCAAGACGGCCTCACAGAAACTAAAACGAAAAGTGCTCAAGTCAAAATGA